One part of the Melitaea cinxia chromosome 8, ilMelCinx1.1, whole genome shotgun sequence genome encodes these proteins:
- the LOC123656071 gene encoding ATP-binding cassette sub-family G member 1-like, translated as MEPMVAMDTPITIIRNSPKALGCAHLSHLPQRPPINLGFQDLSYTVSNGKASKLILRGINGEFKSGQLTAILGPSGAGKSTLLNILAGYRVNGASGLITTNGESRDLKLFRKLSRYIMQDDLLQPLITVQEAMTIAADLKLGNDMNKETKTIIVEEIIHLLRLSKARNTSSERLSGGERKRLSIALELLNNPPVIFLDEPTTGLDDVASSTCVSLLKRVARGGRTVICSLHTPSARIFSVFDHVYVVADGKCAYQGTSAGVIPFLKELHLPCPKTYNPADFIIEVSSGEYGFHTDKMVTAIDNGRSQRWRNYSIEDNNEDVELEELNTGVIERHNYKYESTPCQQFNVLLRRMFLQTIRNKGYLWLRVGLHVFLGVVVGALFNQMGYDASKALFNFGFCYASIIVMLYTTMMPVLLAYPSEVLLVKREYFNRWYGLKPYYAALVVSRIPATIFFCLIYLVLAYPMTSQPMELSRVSMFVTTCILVALISESMGTLISSMLSVVNSMFVGPVAAVPLMLLAVYGMGSGDEAPPLIWRLARSCSFMRYGLEGLVIAIYGPPRDDLICPEDVAYCEYKNVKYFVKLMGMADVSIPIVFSMLVIMLLAMNLGAYYLLRQRLSPNYAFRAIKVIGRFIKSRMSVAV; from the exons cTTCAAAACTTATATTAAGAGGAATCAATGGGGAGTTTAAGTCTGGACAGCTGACGGCGATCCTTGGCCCTTCCGGTGCTGGCAAGAGCACGTTGCTTAACATACTAGCAGGATATAG GGTGAACGGCGCGTCGGGCCTCATAACCACGAATGGCGAATCGAGAGACTTAAAATTATTCAGAAAATTATCCAGATATATCATGCAAGATGATTTGCTGCAGCCTCTCATTACAGTGCAGGAAGCTATGACGATAGCCGCTGACTTGAAACTTGGAAATGACATGAACAAGGAGACTAAGACTATAATA GTAGAAGAAATAATTCATTTGTTAAGATTAAGCAAGGCGAGGAACACATCGAGCGAGCGATTATCTGGCGGTGAACGGAAGCGATTATCTATCGCTCTAGAGTTGCTCAACAATCCACCGGTTATCTTCCTCGATGAACCAACAAC TGGTCTAGATGACGTAGCATCATCAACATGCGTGTCGCTTCTAAAACGAGTAGCCCGAGGTGGTCGAACAGTCATTTGTTCCTTACACACCCCATCTGCAAGAATATTCTCAGTATTTGACCATGTATACGTAGTCGCTGATGGTAAATGCGCGTATCAAGGAACTTCGGCCGGAGTTATACCATTTTTGAAGGAGCTACACTTACCTTGTCCGAAGACGTACAATCCAGCTGATTTCA TTATAGAAGTATCAAGTGGAGAATATGGCTTTCATACAGATAAAATGGTGACTGCAATTGATAATGGCAGAAGTCAGAGGTGGAGGAACTATTCAATAGAAGATAACAACGAGGACGTAGAACTTGAAGAGTTAAACACAGGAGTGATAGAGAGACACAATTACAAGTACGAGAGTACACCATGTCAACAGTTCAATGTACTTTTACGACGGATGTTCCTGCAGACAATTAGGAATAAA gGCTATCTCTGGTTGCGAGTTGGACTCCACGTATTTCTGGGCGTGGTCGTTGGTGCATTATTTAATCAAATGGGTTACGATGCGTCCAAGGCTTTATTCAACTTCGGATTTTGCTATGCCTCGATCATCGTTATGTTGTATACGACAATGATGCCTGTACTACTAGCAT atccATCAGAGGTGTTGCTCGTCAAGcgagaatattttaatagatggTATGGCTTGAAGCCGTATTATGCAGCCTTAGTAGTCTCACGCATTCCAGCTACTATATTCTTCTGCCTAATTTACCTCGTTTTAGCCTATCCTATGACGTCACAGCCCATGGAACTATCCAGAGTGTCAATGTTCGTCACGACCTGTATTCTGGTGGCTTTAATATCAGAATCAATGGGGACGCTGATATCGTCGATGTTGAGTGTAgtg aATTCAATGTTCGTTGGACCGGTGGCGGCAGTACCGCTGATGCTGTTGGCGGTATACGGTATGGGTAGTGGGGACGAAGCTCCTCCGCTCATCTGGCGGCTGGCTCGCTCCTGCTCCTTCATGAGGTACGGCCTCGAGGGCCTCGTAATAGCCATTTACGGACCTCCAAGAGACGATCTCATATGTCCTGAAGATGTTGCGTATTGTGAATACAAAAACGTGAA GTACTTCGTGAAACTGATGGGAATGGCCGACGTATCGATTCCAATTGTTTTTAGTATGTTAGTAATTATGTTACTAGCTATGAACCTTGGAGCATACTACCTTTTGAGGCAGAGGTTATCTCCAAACTACGCCTTCAGAGCTATTAAGGTTATAGGAAGATTCATTAAATCTAGAATGAGTGTCGCGGTGTAG